From the Stigmatella erecta genome, one window contains:
- a CDS encoding bifunctional metallophosphatase/5'-nucleotidase — MSPISFRAFLRPASSSFSFSRRLTPGPLALVLLGGLSACDKPQPPAPKPAPVAQDAGPAAPAVPPEVTLLVTGGVGGQLLPTGEGDQLKGGAAEILGRWVAEEKHCPTPLAEGQPECKDAGTLVLSTGDNWNGPALSSFFLGETTSAVMRRLGYAASALGNHELDFGREQFLKNATIGGFPFLAANLRVKDEALAKDFKVPAFQVFERRGLKVGVVGLASTKTVSAAMAGRAEGLELIGYEEALTAAVPQAQAAGADVLVVVADACPSELQPIVEKHADWKLALVVGGGRCAQPFETAKVGETAIASISRGLDKYLRAHITFDAKKPAGQKVSALDTKLIAVPAGAGAPAPDSQTAQIINGFKQQLDQRLGEQIGFSKKGLKQDSKEMVRWIAGSMREVLGTDAAVLNKKGLRQDLPPGPITLGSIYSVLPFENSLVIAKVKGGDLAQQLANPEAVISGFTAAGKNKFKDSKGKPLDPKREYTVATVEYLYFGGDGFGFDKLDAEPTETGMAWQTPVIDWTKQKGFTEAKPLEKALPK; from the coding sequence GTGAGCCCGATCTCTTTCCGAGCCTTCCTCCGTCCAGCGTCCTCCTCGTTCTCCTTCTCGCGGCGCCTCACCCCGGGGCCCCTGGCGCTCGTGCTCCTCGGCGGGCTGTCCGCCTGCGACAAGCCCCAGCCTCCCGCGCCCAAGCCCGCCCCGGTGGCGCAGGACGCGGGCCCCGCGGCCCCCGCGGTGCCGCCGGAAGTGACCCTCCTGGTGACGGGCGGTGTGGGGGGGCAGCTGCTGCCCACGGGCGAGGGAGATCAGCTCAAGGGCGGCGCGGCGGAGATTCTCGGCCGCTGGGTGGCCGAGGAGAAGCACTGTCCCACGCCGCTCGCCGAGGGCCAGCCCGAGTGCAAGGACGCCGGCACGCTGGTGCTCTCCACGGGTGACAACTGGAACGGTCCGGCCCTCTCCTCCTTCTTCCTGGGGGAGACCACCTCGGCGGTCATGCGGCGGCTGGGCTATGCGGCCTCCGCGCTGGGCAACCACGAGCTGGACTTCGGGCGGGAGCAGTTCCTCAAGAACGCCACCATCGGCGGCTTCCCGTTCCTGGCGGCCAACCTGCGCGTGAAGGACGAGGCGCTGGCCAAGGACTTCAAGGTCCCCGCCTTCCAGGTGTTCGAGCGGCGCGGCCTGAAGGTGGGCGTGGTGGGCCTGGCCTCCACCAAGACGGTGTCCGCGGCGATGGCGGGCCGGGCCGAGGGCCTGGAGCTCATCGGCTACGAGGAGGCGCTCACGGCCGCGGTGCCCCAGGCGCAGGCGGCGGGCGCCGATGTGCTGGTGGTGGTGGCCGACGCGTGCCCCTCCGAGCTGCAGCCCATCGTGGAGAAGCACGCGGATTGGAAGCTGGCGCTGGTGGTGGGCGGCGGCCGGTGCGCCCAGCCGTTCGAGACGGCGAAGGTGGGCGAGACGGCCATCGCCTCCATCAGCCGCGGGCTCGACAAGTACCTGCGCGCCCACATCACCTTCGATGCGAAGAAGCCCGCCGGGCAGAAGGTCTCCGCGCTGGACACGAAGCTCATCGCGGTGCCCGCGGGCGCGGGCGCCCCGGCGCCGGACTCCCAGACGGCGCAGATCATCAACGGCTTCAAGCAGCAGCTCGACCAGCGCCTGGGCGAGCAGATCGGCTTCTCCAAGAAGGGCCTGAAGCAGGACTCCAAGGAGATGGTGCGCTGGATCGCCGGCTCCATGCGCGAGGTGCTCGGCACCGACGCGGCCGTGCTCAACAAGAAGGGCCTGCGCCAGGACCTGCCCCCGGGGCCCATCACCCTGGGCAGCATCTACTCGGTGCTGCCGTTCGAGAACTCGCTGGTCATCGCCAAGGTGAAGGGCGGGGACCTGGCCCAGCAGCTCGCCAACCCCGAGGCCGTCATCTCCGGCTTCACGGCGGCCGGGAAGAACAAGTTCAAGGACAGCAAGGGCAAGCCCCTGGACCCGAAGCGCGAGTACACCGTGGCCACCGTGGAGTACCTGTACTTCGGCGGCGACGGCTTCGGGTTCGAC